Sequence from the Armatimonadota bacterium genome:
CGCGAGCGAAGGCGGCGCACTTCGCAGGAGGCAGAGAATGAGGCGTTTTGCCAAGGTAACGTTCAGGCCCCTTGCCGCCGTGATGCTGGCGGCGGCAGTTTCCCACGCTCACGCGGCCCCCGCGCCGAAAGTGAAGTGGGAGGCGCGCGTGCCGGATACTGTCGAGGGCAACATCAACGTCGCCGACCTGCGCGGAAACGGGCAGTGGGACGTGCTCTTCAACACGCGCGACTACGGCATAGTGTTCTGTCTGGACGCGCAGGGGCGGGAACGGTGGAGGTACGAGCCGCCGGAGCAGGTACGGCTGTGCGCGTCGGTGGCGGTGCTGGAGGAGCCAGCGAGCGGAAAGAAGAGGGTGCTCTCGCTGTCGCGCGACGGGTGGCTGTACTGCCTGGATGCGGAGGGCCGGGTGTCGTGGCAGCGCAAGCTGTGGGCGGGCTCGCTCTACGGGGGGCCGGTAATGGCAACCGACGCCACTGGGGAGACGGTGATAGCAGTCACGGGCGAGGACGGGCGCGTGCACAACCTGACGCCGGAGGGCGCAATCAGGTGGGTATTTGCCTGCCCCAATTCCATCTACGACCCGGCGGCGGTGGGCGACGTGGACGGCGACGGGCGGGCTGAAGTCCTGTGGGGGTGCAAGGATGATTTCTTCTACTGCCTGGCCAGCGACGGGCGAATGAAGTGGCGCATCAAGACCGGCGCGGAGAACGCGTCGGGGCCGATACTGATCGACCTGGACGGCAACGGCAGCATCGAGGCCCTCTTCGGGTCGTGGGACCGGAATCTCTACTGCGCGGAGGGCAAGACGGGCAGGGTGCTGTGGCAGGCGCCCAGCGACGGGCAGATCACTAACTCGACGGCCGCCGCGGATCTGGATGGAGACGGCCGGCCCGAGGTTTTGTACGGCGGGCACAAGAAGTTATTCTGCGTGGATGCTGGGGGCAAGCCGAAGTGGACCTTCGTCCCGCAGGACGCGGAGGAAATGATAGTCTCATATCCGCCCGTGGTGGGCGATGTCACCGGCGACGGCCGCCCGGAGGTGATATTCGGCAGCAAGAACGGAACCCTGTACTGCCTTTCCGCGAAGGGCGAACTGGTGTGGAGCAGGAGCATCAGCCTTGTGAACATAGTCTCCGGCCCCGCCCTGCACGACATAGACAACGACGGCTTGCTGGAGATCGTCTACGCCACCTCCGGCGGAGACGTCATTTGCCTGGCGACAAGAGGGTCGGCGAGGACGAA
This genomic interval carries:
- a CDS encoding FG-GAP-like repeat-containing protein, giving the protein MRRFAKVTFRPLAAVMLAAAVSHAHAAPAPKVKWEARVPDTVEGNINVADLRGNGQWDVLFNTRDYGIVFCLDAQGRERWRYEPPEQVRLCASVAVLEEPASGKKRVLSLSRDGWLYCLDAEGRVSWQRKLWAGSLYGGPVMATDATGETVIAVTGEDGRVHNLTPEGAIRWVFACPNSIYDPAAVGDVDGDGRAEVLWGCKDDFFYCLASDGRMKWRIKTGAENASGPILIDLDGNGSIEALFGSWDRNLYCAEGKTGRVLWQAPSDGQITNSTAAADLDGDGRPEVLYGGHKKLFCVDAGGKPKWTFVPQDAEEMIVSYPPVVGDVTGDGRPEVIFGSKNGTLYCLSAKGELVWSRSISLVNIVSGPALHDIDNDGLLEIVYATSGGDVICLATRGSARTKAAWPLGRVHATLNANLGPLGLVAEGVETASTIPHGSPAGGTRAAFDGVLNVQQSQEKKEGPVIDWLMGQNYASFADIGRVRLYTESRDAERPLRGNLEMTVTGDGKQTAEFLMPLEPPSGSAVIEVSLPDLLTDAGEQRVDARLLDDAGGVQAHTVLEVSKVLRAPLRQQAARLLDRLQDEEGKGLDAPSRLSVELMRRLIGYAQVDLEGMELERARQILSQIDARLSKPGPLGGAPATAPSNPDYA